A stretch of the Channa argus isolate prfri chromosome 9, Channa argus male v1.0, whole genome shotgun sequence genome encodes the following:
- the LOC137132950 gene encoding trace amine-associated receptor 4-like, producing METFGETELCFPQLLNASCAKTKRPHFETMLIYFLLFSVSLLTAFLNLLVIISISHFKQLHGSTNFLLLSLAISDFFVAPLLLFQIMLIDGCWLFGDLMCSLYQYVTAVVTSASVGAMILISVDRYVAICYPFHYVTEVTHKRVQVCVCLCWICSVIFQSLILMENLHQPGRYKSCIGECVIVTNYIAGLADVIFSFIIPVIVIVVLYMRVFVVAVSQARAMRSHVAAVSLQRSTKVTAKKSELKAARTLGVVIVVFLICLCPYYCVALSSQDNSIDASSGLYAFISSLYTLNSCLNPLIYALFYSWFRRSIKLIVTLKIFHPDSSKANIL from the exons ATGGAGACCTTTGGGGAAActgaactctgcttcccacagctcctcaacgCCTCCTGTGCGAAGACAAAGCGTCCTCACTTTGAGACCATGCTGATTTActttctgctgttctctgtctctctgctcacaGCTtttctcaacctgctggtcatcatctccatctcccacttcaa GCAGCTCCACGGTTCCACCAACTTCCTCCTACTCTCTCTGGCCATCTCAGATTTCTTCGTGGCTCCTCTTCTGCTGTTTCAAATTATGCTCATAGATGGCTGCTGGTTATTTGGTGACCTTATGTGTTCTTTATATCAGTATGTAACAGCTGTTGTCACCTCTGCCTCAGTAGGAGCCATGATACTCATATCTGTTGACCGTTATGTGGCCATTTGTTATCCCTTCCATTACGTTACTGAAGTCACACACAAGCGAGTTcaagtctgtgtttgtctctgttggATTTGTTCTGTGATCTTTCAAAGTCTGATTCTGATGGAAAACCTTCATCAGCCGGGCAGGTATAAGTCCTGCATTGGTGAGTGTGTCATTGTCACAAACTACATTGCTGGACTTGCAGacgttattttttctttcattattccTGTAATTGTTATTGtagttctgtatatgagagtgtttgtggtggctgtgtctcaggctcgagccatgaggtctcacGTTGCAGCTGTCTCACTCCAGCGTTCAACAAAAGTAACAGCAAaaaaatctgagctgaaagcagccaggactcttggtgtCGTTATAGTTGTGTTTCTAATATGTCTCTGTCCATATTACTGTGTGGCTCTTTCAAGCCAAGATAACTCGATAGATGCTTCATCTGGATTATATGCCTTCATATCATCTTTGTACACTCTTAATTCATGTCTAAACCCTCTAATCTATGCATTGTTTTACAGCTGGTTCAGAAGATCAATTAAACTCATTGTTACACTTAAGATATTTCATCCTGACTCCAGTAAGGCCAACATTCTATAG
- the LOC137133489 gene encoding trace amine-associated receptor 4-like gives MMETSGETELCFPQLLNASCLKPQRPHFEAMLSYILVFSISLLTALLNLLVIISISHFKQLHTSTNFLLLSLAVSDFLVAPVLLFEIMLIDGCWLFGDLMCSLYQYVTAVVTSASVGAMILISVDRYVAICYPFHYVTEVTHKRVQVCVCLCWICSFIFQCLILQDNMQQPGRYNSCVGECVIVSNYAAGITDLTFSFIVPITVIVVLYMRVFVVAVSQARAMMTHISAVKLQHSMKVTAKAQKSELKAARTLGVVVVVFLICLCPYYCVALSSQDNSMNASSASYVFVLCLYCSNSCLNPMIYVCFYPWFRKSIRLIVTLKILEPDSCETNIL, from the exons ATGATGGAGACCTCTGGGGAAACTGAACTCTGCTTCCCTCAGCTCCTCAATGCATCTTGTCTGAAGCCACAGCGTCCTCACTTTGAAGCCATGCTGAGTTACATTCTGGTGTTTTCTATTTCGCTGCTCACAGCTTTACTCAACCttctggtcatcatctccatctcccacttcaa gcagctccacacttcCACCaacttcctccttctctctctggctgtctcagattTCTTAGTGGCCCCTGTCTTGCTCTTTGAAATCATGCTGATAGATGGCTGCTGGTTATTTGGTGACCTTATGTGTTCTTTATATCAGTATGTAACAGCTGTTGTCACTTCTGCCTCAGTAGGAGCCATGATACTCATATCTGTTGACCGTTATGTGGCCATTTGTTATCCCTTCCATTACGTTACTGAAGTCACACACAAGCGAGTTcaagtctgtgtttgtctctgttggatttgttcttttatttttcagtgtctAATTCTGCAGGATAACATGCAACAGCCGGGCAGGTATAACTCCTGTGTTGGTGAGTGTGTCATTGTCAGTAACTATGCTGCTGGGATTACAGATCTTACTTTTTCCTTCATAGTTCCCATCACTGTTATTGtagttctgtatatgagagtgtttgtggtggctgtgtctcaggctcgagccatgaTGACTCATATctcagctgtcaaactgcagcatTCAATGAAAGTTACAGCTAAAGCTCAAAAATCGgaactgaaagcagccaggactctcgGTGTCGTTGTAGTCGTGTTTCTTATATGTCTCTGTCCATATTACTGTGTGGCTCTTTCAAGCCAAGATAACTCGATGAACGCTTCATCTGCATCGTATGTCTTTGTATTATGTCTGTACTGTTCtaactcctgtctaaaccccATGATCTATGTCTGtttttacccctggtttagaaaatctattAGACTCATTGTTACACTTAAGATACTGGAGCCTGACTCCTGTGAGACCAACATACTGTAG
- the LOC137133439 gene encoding trace amine-associated receptor 4-like: protein MMETSGETELCFPQLLNASCLKPQRPHFEAMLTYILLFSISLLTAFLNLLVIISISHFKQLHTSTNFLLLSLAVSDFFVAPLLLFEIMLIDGCWLFGDLMCSLYQYVTAVVTSASVGTMILISVDRYVAICYPFHYVTEVTHKRVQVCVCLCWICSFIFQCLILQDNMQQPGRYNSCVGECVIVTSYVAGIADVIFSFIIPITVIVVLYMRVFVVAVSQARAMRSHIAVVSLQCSMKVTAQKSELKAARTLGVVVVVFLICLCPYYCVALSSQDNLMNASSASYAFVVCLYCSNSCLNPIIYACFYPWFRKSIRLIVTLKILEPDSCETNIL from the exons ATGATGGAGACCTCTGGGGAAACTGAACTCTGCTTCCCTCAGCTCCTCAATGCATCTTGTCTGAAGCCACAGCGTCCTCACTTTGAAGCCATGCTGACTTACATTCTGCTGTTTTCAATTTCGCTGCTCACAGCTtttctcaacctgctggtcatcatctccatctcccacttcaa gcagctccacacttcCACCaacttcctccttctctctctggctgtctcagattTTTTTGTGGCCCCTCTCTTGCTCTTTGAAATCATGCTCATAGATGGCTGCTGGTTATTTGGTGACCTTATGTGTTCTTTATATCAGTATGTAACAGCTGTTGTCACTTCTGCCTCAGTAGGAACCATGATACTCATATCTGTTGACCGTTATGTGGCCATTTGTTATCCCTTCCATTACGTTACTGAAGTCACACACAAGCGAGTTcaagtctgtgtttgtctctgttggatttgttcttttatttttcagtgtctAATTCTGCAGGATAACATGCAACAGCCGGGCAGGTATAACTCCTGTGTTGGTGAGTGTGTCATTGTCACCAGCTATGTTGCTGGAATTGCAGATGTTATTTTTTCCTTCATAATTCCCATCACTGTTATTGtagttctgtatatgagagtgtttgtggtggctgtgtctcaggctcgagccatgaggtctcacATTGCCGTTGTCTCACTCCAGTGTTCAATGAAAGTAACAGCTCAAAAATCGgaactgaaagcagccaggactctcgGTGTCGTTGTAGTTGTGTTTCTAATATGTCTCTGTCCATATTACTGTGTGGCTCTTTCAAGCCAAGATAACTTGATGAACGCTTCATCTGCTTCGTATGCCTTTGTAGTGTGTTTGTACTGTTCTAACTCCTGTCTTAATCCTATCATCTATGCCTGtttttacccctggtttagaaaatctattAGACTCATTGTTACACTTAAGATACTGGAGCCTGACTCCTGTGAGACCAACATACTGTAG
- the LOC137132389 gene encoding trace amine-associated receptor 13c-like, which translates to MEILGETELCFPLLLNASCMKPKHSHFEAMLTYIMLLSLSLLTAFLNLMVIISISHFRQLHTPTNLLLLSLAVSDFFISFLILFQIMLIDGCWFLGDVMCILYQYLAYVITAVSVETMVLISVDRYVAICDPLRYSTKITQKTVKICVCLCWICSVISPGLNLKEVLIQPGRYNSCFGECVLVLNFISGVIEIVVFFFVPITIIVVLYIRVFVVAVSQARAMRSHIAAVSLHSTQVTAQRSELKAARTLGVVVVMFLMCLCPYYCVALTNQDNLMSATSTAFAICLYYFNSCINPVIYALFYPWFRKSMKLIITLKILQPDSCETNMM; encoded by the exons ATGGAGATCTTGGGGGAAACTGAACTCTGCTTTCCATTACTCCTCAATGCTTCCTGTATGAAACCAAAACATTCCCACTTCGAGGCCATGCTGACGTATATAAtgcttctctccctctctctgcttaCAGCCTTTCTCAACCTGATGGTCATTATCTCCATCTCGCACTTCAG gcagctccacactcccaccaacctcctccttctctctctggctgtttCAGATTTTTTCATCAGCTTCCTCATACTCTTTCAAATTATGCTCATAGATGGCTGCTGGTTTCTGGGGGACGTCATGTGCATTCTATACCAGTATCTAGCCTATGTTATTACCGCTGTCTCAGTAGAAACCATGGTTCTCATATCCGTTGACCgttatgtggctatttgtgatcCTCTACGTTACTCCACTAaaatcacacagaaaacagttaagatatgtgtgtgtctgtgttggatTTGTTCTGTGATCTCCCCAGGTCTAAATCTAAAAGAGGTTCTGATacaaccaggcaggtataaTTCCTGCTTTGGAGAATGTGTCCTTGTCCTTAATTTCATCAGTGGAGTTATAGAAAtagttgttttcttctttgttcccATAACCATTATTGTAGTTCTGTACATCAGAgtatttgtggtggctgtgtctcaggctcgagccatgaggtctcacATTGCAGCTGTCTCACTCCATTCAACACAAGTAACAGCTCAAAGATCTgaactgaaagcagccaggactcttggtgttgttgttgtcatgttCCTAATGTGTCTCTGTCCATATTATTGTGTGGCTCTAACAAACCAAGACAACCTGATGAGTGCTACGTCAACTGCCTTTGCAATATGTTTGTACTATTTCAACTCTTGTATAAACCCTGTGATTTATGCCCTtttttacccctggtttagaaaatctatGAAACTCATCATTACGCTTAAGATACTGCAGCCTGACTCCTGTGAGACCAACATGATGTAG
- the LOC137133446 gene encoding trace amine-associated receptor 13c-like: METFEETELCFPQLLNASCMKTKRPHFEAMLTYILVFSLSLLTAFLNMLVIISISHFKQLHTSTNRLLLSLAVSDFCEGLVLLFQIVLIDGCWFLGDLMCSLYQYIAAVVTSVSVGTMILISVERYVAICYPLHYSTEVTQQRVRICACLCWICSVIFQTLILQDNLRQPGRYNYCVGDCVIVTNYIAGLADVIFSFLFPITVIVVLYMRVFVVAVSQARAMRSHIAAVSLQRSTQLTAKKSELKAARTLGVLVAVFLICLCPYYCVALSSQDNSMDASSASYAFVVCLYCFNSCLNPLIYALFYPWFRKSVKLIVTLQILQPDSCDANIL; the protein is encoded by the exons ATGGAGACCTTTGAGGAAActgaactctgcttcccacagctcctcaacgCCTCCTGTATGAAGACAAAGCGTCCTCACTTTGAGGCCATGCTGACTTACATTCtcgtgttttctctctctctgctcacaGCGTTTCTCAAcatgctggtcatcatctccatctcccacttcaa gcagctccacacgtCTACCAAccgtctcctcctctctctggcggTCTCAGATTTCTGCGAGGGCCTTGTCTTGCTCTTTCAAATTGTGCTCATAGATGGCTGCTGGTTTTTGGGTGACCTTATGTGTTCTCTGTATCAGTATATAGCAGCTGTTGTTACTTCCGTCTCTGTGGGAACTATGATACTCATATCTGTTGAACGCTATGTGGCCATTTGTTATCCTTTACATTACTCCACTGAAGTCACACAACAGAGAGTTAGGATCTGTGCTTGTTTGTGCTGGATTTGTTCTGTGATCTTTCAGACTCTGATTCTACAGGATAACCTCAGacaaccaggcaggtataactACTGTGTCGGAGACTGTGTTATTGTCACTAACTACATTGCTGGACTTGCAGATgttattttttccttcctttttcccatCACTGTTATTGTggttctgtatatgagagtgtttgtggtggctgtgtctcaggctcgagccatgaggtctcacATTGCTGCTGTCTCACTCCAGCGTTCAACACAACTAACGGCTAAAAAGTCGgaactgaaagcagccaggactctcgGTGTTCTCGTTGCTGTGTTTCTAATATGTCTCTGTCCATATTACTGTGTGGCTCTTTCAAGCCAAGATAACTCGATGGACGCTTCATCTGCTTCATATGCCTTTGTagtgtgtttgtactgttttaACTCCTGCCTCAATCCTTTGATCTATGCGCTtttttacccctggtttagaaaatcagTTAAGCTCATTGTtacacttcagatactgcagcctgacTCCTGTGACGCCAACATACTGTAG
- the LOC137132951 gene encoding trace amine-associated receptor 4-like, producing METFGETELCFPQLLNASCVKAQRPHFETLLTYILVLALSLLTAFLNLLVIISISHFKQLHTPTNFLLLSLAVSDFFIGFLLFGQILVIDGCWLLGDHMCTMYQYLDYIITSTSVGNMVLISVDRYVAICDPLHYSIKVTQVRVKICVSLCWICSVIFQSLILKDVLKQPGRYNSCIGECIIVNNYIAGLVEVIFSFIVPITVIIVLYMRVFVVAVSQARAMRSHIAAVSLQRPTKVTAKKSELKAARTLGVVVVVFLMCLCPFYCVALTGRDNLMNASSVAFLTILYYFNACLNPMIYTLFYPWFRKSIKLILALKILQPDSCAANLL from the exons ATGGAGACCTTTGGGGAAACAgaactctgcttcccacagctaCTCAATGCTTCCTGTGTGAAAGCCCAGCGTCCTCACTTTGAGACCCTGCTGACCTACATTCTGgtactcgctctctctctgctcactgcctttcttaacctgctggtcatcatctccatctcccacttcaa gcagctccacactcccaccaacttcctccttctctctttggCTGTCTCAGATTTCTTCATTGGATTCCTCTTGTTCGGTCAAATTCTAGTCATTGACGGCTGCTGGTTACTAGGCGACCACATGTGTACTATGTATCAGTACCTAGACTACATTATTACCTCTACATCAGTAGGAAATATGGTTCTCATATCTGTTGATcgctatgtggctatttgtgaccctttGCATTACTCCATCAAAGTCACACAAGTAAGAGTTAagatctgtgtttctctgtgttggatTTGTTCTGTGATCTTTCAAAGTCTGATTCTTAAGGACGTCCTGAAACAACCAGGCCGGTATAATTCATGCATTGGTGAGTGTATCATTGTCAATAACTACATTGCTGGACTTGTAGAGgttattttttccttcattgtTCCCATCACGGTCATCATAGtcctgtatatgagagtgtttgtggtggctgtgtctcaggctcgagccatgaggtctcacATTGCTGCTGTCTCACTCCAGCGTCCAACCAAAGTAACAGCTAAAAAATCGgaactgaaagcagccaggactctcggtgttgttgttgttgtgtttctaaTGTGTCTGTGCCCATTTTACTGTGTGGCCCTAACAGGCCGAGACAACCTGATGAATGCTTCATCTGTTGCCTTTCTAACAATTTTGTATTACTTTAATGCCTGTTTAAACCCTATGATTTACACCCTCttttacccctggtttagaaaatccaTTAAACTCATTCTTGCTCTTAAGATACTGCAACCGGACTCCTGTGCGGCTAACTTGCTTTAG
- the LOC137132952 gene encoding trace amine-associated receptor 13c-like, with amino-acid sequence MEAFGEPELCFPQLLNASCVKPKRSPFEAVLTYILVSSISLLTAFLNLLVIVSISHFKQLHTSTNLLLLSLAVSDFLLAPLLPFQIMLLNGCWFLGDLMCTLYHYVVYIITLASVGTMVLLSVDCYVAVCYPLHYSAKITRRRVKICVCLCWICSVIFQSLILMKNLQQPGRYNSCIGECVIVINFIAGLADVTFSFIIPITAIIVLYMRVFVVAVSQARAMRSHIAAVSQRSTKVTAKNSEWKAARTLGVVVFAFLMCFCPYYCVSLTGKDNMNASSAAFIIILSYSNACLNPMIYALFYPWLRKSVKLILTFKILQPDSCEANLL; translated from the exons ATGGAGGCCTTTGGGGAACctgaactctgcttcccacagctcctcaacgCCTCCTGCGTGAAACCAAAGCGTTCTCCCTTTGAGGCAGTGCTGACTTACAttctggtttcctccatctctctgcttACAGCTtttctcaacctgctggtcatcgtctccatctcccacttcaa gcagctccacacatcgaccaacctcctcctcctttctctggctgtctcagattTTTTATTGGCTCCTCTTTTGCCGTTTCAAATAATGCTCTTAAATGGCTGCTGGTTCCTGGGTGACCTCATGTGTACTCTGTATCACTATGTAGTATACATTATTACTTTAGCCTCTGTAGGAACTATGGTTCTTTTATCTGTTGACTGCTATGTGGCTGTTTGTTATCCTCTCCATTACTCAGCTAAAATCACACGTCGCAGAGTTaagatctgtgtttgtctgtgttggatTTGTTCTGTGATCTTTCAAAGTTTGATTCTAATGAAAAACCTTCAACAACCGGGCAGATATAATTCATGCATCGGTGAGTGTGTTATTGTCATTAACTTCATTGCTGGACTTGCAGATGTGACTTTTTCCTTCATAATTCCCATCACTGCCATCATAGTCCTGTacatgagagtgtttgtggtggctgtgtctcaggctcgagccatgaggtctcacATTGCAGCTGTCTCACAGCGTTCAACAAAAGTAACGGCTAAAAATTCTGAAtggaaagcagccaggactctagGTGTGGTTGTTTTCGCATTTCTGATGTGTTTCTGCCCATATTATTGTGTGAGTCTAACAGGCAAAGATAACATGAACGCATCATCTGCTGCCTTTATAATAATTTTGTCCTATTCCAATGCCTGTTTAAATCCTATGATCTATGCCCTTTTTTATCCTTGGTTACGAAAATCAGTTAAGCTTATTCTTACTTTTAAGATACTACAGCCTGATTCCTGTGAGGCCAACTTACTTTAG